Proteins from a genomic interval of Pseudodesulfovibrio nedwellii:
- a CDS encoding HU family DNA-binding protein translates to MTKAELVAKIAEKNGTSKAQAEASMNAILDIIQDELAAGNKLTLTGFGTFSVSERKARTGRNPRTGAEIKIPATKVAQFKPGKVLKDAVK, encoded by the coding sequence ATGACCAAAGCTGAACTCGTAGCAAAGATTGCTGAAAAGAACGGTACTTCCAAAGCACAGGCCGAAGCTTCCATGAACGCCATTCTCGACATCATCCAGGACGAGCTGGCCGCTGGCAACAAGTTGACCCTGACCGGCTTCGGTACCTTCAGTGTCAGCGAAAGAAAAGCACGCACTGGCCGCAATCCCCGCACTGGCGCAGAAATCAAGATTCCTGCCACCAAGGTCGCCCAGTTCAAGCCCGGTAAGGTCCTCAAGGACGCCGTCAAGTAG
- a CDS encoding septal ring lytic transglycosylase RlpA family protein produces the protein MRHLIAFFVLLAMLAMAGCGSLNPYPKHVYSTPSSGKDGAVSPRYDPKTNPYTVMGKTYYPLKTAHGYDEVGMASWYGKDFHGKKTANGYIYNMYGVTAAHKILPLGTQVRVTNLENNRSVVLVINDRGPFVHGRILDLSYGAAKKLGTVDRGVAKVRITAVGTVPGATTRIAASSAKQYHVRVGAFANRGNAERVHRDLVASGFGNAQIRTITRNGRVLHVVQAGTFSNRDKAEQVLEKLKDDFPTSYIIS, from the coding sequence ATGCGTCACCTTATAGCTTTTTTCGTGCTTCTGGCCATGCTCGCAATGGCCGGTTGTGGCTCGCTGAATCCTTATCCGAAGCATGTGTATTCCACGCCGTCTTCGGGAAAGGACGGCGCTGTGTCGCCAAGGTATGATCCCAAGACTAATCCTTATACTGTCATGGGGAAGACATACTATCCGCTCAAGACCGCCCATGGGTATGACGAAGTTGGGATGGCTTCCTGGTATGGCAAGGATTTTCATGGAAAGAAGACGGCCAACGGATATATATACAATATGTATGGGGTGACTGCGGCCCACAAGATTTTGCCATTGGGAACACAGGTTCGTGTGACGAATCTCGAGAATAATCGAAGTGTCGTTCTTGTTATTAATGACCGAGGGCCATTTGTGCATGGACGTATTCTTGATCTTTCCTATGGTGCAGCCAAGAAACTCGGTACTGTGGACCGGGGGGTTGCTAAAGTTCGGATTACGGCTGTAGGAACGGTACCCGGGGCAACGACTCGGATTGCTGCCTCGTCTGCAAAGCAGTACCATGTAAGGGTGGGGGCTTTTGCAAATAGAGGGAATGCAGAAAGAGTGCATCGGGATCTTGTGGCCAGCGGTTTTGGTAATGCTCAAATTAGAACGATTACGCGGAATGGCCGTGTGCTGCATGTCGTGCAGGCAGGGACTTTTTCCAATCGGGATAAGGCTGAGCAGGTGTTGGAGAAATTGAAAGACGACTTTCCTACCAGCTATATTATCAGCTAA
- a CDS encoding substrate-binding periplasmic protein, which translates to MPNAGIGASKEPLNELILTITRAGWPPFMIPADRYGEARGIMIDTLREAAQCAGCTIKIVHYPEKRSLMNLREGIVDVYPKAQEWVAEPNQFDWTAPVVISEDTLIFRNGDQTRVTQSLTGMSIGVVHGFSYPALKKLFACGSLQRHDAHNTKNLLLMLSRGHVDAILTNRHVAKWIIRKSPNLREAEFYFAKKPLENAPFRFAFTRKSDHSKFIAAFNKEIETMRKDGRFQAILDRYK; encoded by the coding sequence TTGCCAAACGCTGGAATTGGAGCCTCAAAAGAACCTCTAAACGAGCTAATTCTTACCATCACCCGTGCTGGTTGGCCCCCCTTCATGATCCCTGCCGACAGATATGGTGAGGCCCGAGGAATCATGATCGACACCTTACGAGAAGCCGCACAATGTGCAGGTTGTACGATAAAAATCGTCCATTACCCGGAAAAACGCAGCCTCATGAATCTTCGTGAAGGCATCGTGGATGTCTATCCCAAAGCTCAGGAATGGGTTGCCGAACCAAATCAATTCGACTGGACAGCCCCGGTCGTCATCTCGGAAGACACACTTATTTTCAGGAATGGAGATCAGACTCGAGTCACGCAATCACTGACAGGCATGAGCATTGGTGTAGTTCACGGTTTTTCCTATCCAGCACTCAAAAAGCTATTCGCTTGCGGTAGTCTCCAAAGACACGATGCTCACAATACAAAAAATCTTCTGCTCATGCTTTCGCGAGGCCACGTGGATGCCATTCTCACCAACCGCCATGTGGCAAAATGGATCATCCGCAAATCTCCGAACCTTCGTGAGGCTGAATTTTACTTTGCGAAGAAACCGCTTGAAAACGCTCCTTTCCGCTTCGCTTTCACACGGAAGAGCGACCACTCCAAATTCATCGCCGCTTTCAACAAAGAAATCGAAACCATGCGCAAGGATGGCCGTTTTCAAGCCATCCTTGACCGTTACAAATAG